In one window of Ruminococcus albus AD2013 DNA:
- a CDS encoding carbohydrate ABC transporter permease produces MDKMLRNKKAIVFFMLPAFLLFTLVLFVPIVQSVYYSFCEYSVLKPPKYIGLDNYKAILSDKTFVIALKNSMFFLVFSCVSQLIIGLFYAALLTNIEKGRNLFKNIIYLPCVLSSAALGLLWMFIFRSSFGLNHILEKIGIKDPPMWLMDTKGAIILPMWVIAFVALWQYVGQSMMLYMAQISGISKSLMEASYIDGCTKPMTFRYVTLPLIKPMVATAMSLNAIGSLKFFDLIFNMTEGGPNHKTEVLATHLYQQGFKFSKYGYASAIGVVLLILCLAVTLFINKVVKTEQYEM; encoded by the coding sequence TGCTTCCTGCGTTTCTTTTGTTCACACTGGTGCTATTTGTACCGATCGTTCAGTCGGTATATTATTCATTCTGTGAATATAGTGTACTCAAGCCACCAAAGTATATCGGGCTTGATAATTATAAGGCTATACTATCCGATAAAACGTTTGTTATTGCTTTAAAGAACTCAATGTTCTTCCTCGTTTTTTCATGTGTGTCGCAGCTTATTATAGGACTTTTCTATGCAGCGCTGCTTACAAACATCGAGAAAGGACGTAATTTATTCAAGAACATTATTTACCTTCCCTGCGTACTTTCATCGGCAGCACTTGGTCTGCTGTGGATGTTTATATTCCGTTCATCTTTCGGTCTCAATCATATACTTGAAAAGATCGGAATTAAAGATCCTCCTATGTGGCTTATGGATACCAAGGGCGCTATCATACTCCCTATGTGGGTTATAGCTTTTGTTGCTCTGTGGCAGTATGTAGGTCAGTCAATGATGCTTTATATGGCTCAGATATCCGGTATAAGCAAGTCCCTTATGGAGGCAAGCTATATCGACGGATGTACAAAGCCCATGACATTCAGATATGTTACCCTTCCGCTTATAAAGCCCATGGTAGCTACTGCTATGTCGCTGAATGCCATCGGTTCGCTGAAATTCTTCGATCTTATATTCAACATGACCGAAGGTGGTCCTAACCATAAAACAGAGGTACTTGCAACTCACCTCTATCAGCAGGGCTTCAAGTTCTCAAAATACGGCTATGCAAGTGCTATAGGCGTTGTACTGCTCATTCTCTGTCTGGCAGTAACATTATTCATCAATAAGGTCGTTAAGACCGAGCAGTACGAGATGTAA
- a CDS encoding carbohydrate ABC transporter permease, producing MSSLKNGAAAADPSSKKKITPVQILIYVFLTVIAVTYLLPLLWMFNVSFKTNREIFTAPFALPKNVTFDNYSFAWTAGNLGTATLNSFIVCVIALILGLLVGSMAAFGISRLHWKGSKLAMTYFLTGMMIPIHCVLIPLFTRFAKITQFMNNLGFENFHLTNSLTSLVLPYLTFSLPITIFIMEGFFSGMPNELIECACMEGANIFQIFFKICLPLGRTGLFVTGLMTFVGNWNELLLAMVFISDDAKKTLPVSLSKFVGPYNTNYSQMFAAIMIAVIPTIIVYCAFSNKIVDGLTAGAVKG from the coding sequence ATGAGTTCTTTAAAAAATGGAGCTGCAGCAGCGGATCCTTCTTCCAAAAAAAAGATCACTCCTGTGCAGATACTGATATATGTATTCCTGACAGTGATAGCCGTAACATATCTGTTACCCCTGCTTTGGATGTTCAACGTTTCGTTCAAAACTAACAGGGAGATTTTTACCGCTCCTTTTGCACTTCCAAAAAATGTAACATTTGATAACTATTCATTCGCTTGGACTGCAGGTAATCTTGGTACAGCGACACTCAATTCGTTCATCGTCTGTGTTATCGCGCTGATACTTGGTCTGCTCGTTGGTTCGATGGCAGCATTCGGTATCTCACGTCTGCATTGGAAAGGTTCAAAGCTTGCGATGACTTATTTCCTTACAGGTATGATGATTCCTATCCACTGTGTACTTATCCCCCTGTTCACAAGATTTGCGAAGATCACACAATTTATGAATAATCTGGGATTTGAGAATTTCCATCTCACAAACTCCCTTACAAGCCTTGTTCTTCCTTATCTTACATTCTCACTTCCTATTACGATATTCATTATGGAAGGCTTCTTTTCAGGTATGCCTAATGAGCTTATCGAATGTGCATGTATGGAGGGCGCGAATATCTTCCAGATATTCTTCAAGATATGTCTCCCTCTCGGCAGAACAGGTCTTTTTGTAACAGGTCTGATGACGTTCGTAGGTAACTGGAACGAGCTTCTGCTTGCGATGGTATTTATCTCCGATGATGCTAAAAAGACTCTGCCCGTATCTCTGTCGAAGTTCGTTGGTCCTTACAATACGAATTATTCACAGATGTTCGCGGCTATCATGATAGCTGTCATCCCGACTATCATAGTTTACTGCGCATTCTCCAACAAGATCGTTGACGGTCTGACTGCAGGCGCTGTAAAGGGCTAA
- a CDS encoding dockerin type I domain-containing protein, which produces MKRNISIITALAALLSCCNMTAFAETSPKPANVDEAVYTQLLEHKFLYDDNSDGIITDDELAQAYQLYIDLDGISDLSWVSKMTSCEYVVVSNGTITDFSPLKKMPLLRVLDMREVPITDISFIKDLDLEYCWFYKMDQITPEQRLEVVEFSDLELPEGTAAQIEYKPKGLAEYDLSIANENTAVFLNGTSSSHNVDEKIYGNTAGKTTYTISVNGKHHYTGNITVQNSENVYDPSLSKAYIDNFEVGYSSYYNPDIERGSSDLVTLINGTLYTINGRAFEAVETDVADYEHYYGRAYNSDYNYADMVLKKDGTLLVNGEPITDIKVKAIRSGYFLAENGSIYTLVPNDDKFTTAAVATDSKGWIDGCEPFYVSKNGQIKYYSKRLIADGRISAYTGNTNIGEPVSACAMGSTCYVVESGGTLYEIKYTSSLSKTAIAEGVASVELSADGSKAVYTKKDGTVAEVSIPDSYYYVNAGAKLGITVSNFYIHEYQYRGISENDAVFDYYIDKNKTLRMVFLDDWCSLTNVESAIGATYDTKLDGGFVYFLRTDGSIWRYDLDAKKWDVPLEGTLTIEPKYVKGDVDADGELTVSDIVLAERFIAGRNVYLPNREAGDIYKDNKIDQIDIEFMKKELLKADQ; this is translated from the coding sequence ATGAAAAGAAACATATCGATAATTACAGCACTTGCTGCACTGCTTTCGTGCTGTAATATGACAGCATTTGCGGAAACTTCACCGAAGCCTGCAAATGTTGATGAAGCTGTTTATACACAGCTTTTAGAACATAAATTTCTGTATGATGATAATTCCGATGGAATTATTACTGATGATGAACTTGCACAGGCCTACCAACTGTATATTGATCTTGATGGCATTTCCGATCTGTCATGGGTCTCAAAAATGACATCCTGTGAATATGTAGTCGTTAGTAATGGTACTATCACAGATTTTTCTCCGCTGAAAAAAATGCCTTTACTCAGAGTATTGGATATGAGAGAAGTTCCGATCACTGATATTTCTTTTATTAAAGATCTGGATCTTGAATACTGCTGGTTTTATAAAATGGATCAGATCACACCGGAACAGCGGTTAGAGGTGGTTGAGTTTTCTGACCTTGAACTTCCCGAAGGTACTGCTGCGCAGATCGAATATAAACCAAAAGGATTGGCGGAGTATGATCTTTCGATAGCAAATGAAAATACTGCTGTATTTCTTAACGGTACATCATCTAGTCATAATGTTGATGAAAAAATCTATGGAAATACTGCAGGTAAAACAACCTACACGATATCTGTGAACGGAAAGCATCATTACACAGGAAACATCACAGTTCAGAATTCTGAAAATGTGTACGATCCAAGTCTCAGTAAAGCATATATCGATAATTTTGAAGTCGGATACAGTTCCTACTATAATCCCGATATTGAAAGGGGCAGCAGCGATCTTGTAACGCTCATTAACGGTACACTGTACACCATCAATGGAAGAGCGTTTGAAGCCGTTGAAACCGATGTTGCAGATTATGAACATTATTACGGGCGTGCCTACAACTCAGATTACAACTATGCCGATATGGTACTGAAAAAGGACGGCACATTGCTTGTAAACGGTGAACCTATAACAGATATTAAGGTCAAGGCTATTCGCAGCGGTTATTTTCTTGCTGAGAATGGCAGCATATACACCCTCGTTCCAAATGATGACAAATTTACCACTGCGGCAGTAGCAACAGATTCAAAAGGCTGGATAGACGGCTGTGAGCCTTTTTATGTTTCAAAGAACGGACAGATAAAGTATTACAGCAAAAGATTGATCGCTGACGGCAGGATAAGTGCTTATACAGGCAACACAAATATAGGTGAACCTGTCAGTGCCTGCGCTATGGGTTCGACCTGCTATGTTGTGGAGAGCGGCGGTACACTTTACGAAATAAAATATACAAGTTCGCTTTCAAAAACGGCAATAGCTGAGGGTGTTGCATCTGTGGAACTGTCTGCTGATGGTTCAAAGGCTGTGTACACTAAAAAAGACGGTACAGTAGCTGAGGTATCGATACCAGATAGCTATTACTATGTTAACGCCGGAGCAAAACTCGGGATAACTGTGAGCAATTTCTATATTCACGAATATCAGTATCGCGGTATCAGTGAAAACGATGCAGTCTTTGATTATTATATAGATAAGAACAAGACCCTGCGCATGGTATTTCTTGATGACTGGTGCAGCCTGACCAATGTTGAAAGTGCAATAGGTGCCACATACGATACTAAGCTGGATGGAGGATTTGTATATTTCCTCCGTACTGACGGAAGCATCTGGAGATATGATCTTGATGCAAAGAAGTGGGATGTGCCTCTTGAAGGAACATTAACGATAGAACCTAAGTATGTAAAAGGTGATGTTGACGCTGATGGTGAACTAACTGTATCAGATATTGTGCTGGCTGAGAGGTTTATCGCGGGGCGTAATGTGTATCTCCCGAACAGGGAAGCAGGAGATATTTACAAAGATAATAAGATCGATCAAATAGATATTGAATTTATGAAAAAAGAACTGTTAAAAGCTGATCAATGA
- a CDS encoding GDSL-type esterase/lipase family protein, whose protein sequence is MNLFHRKKVSRTSRVLSGVTSAMMALSAFSGLSANTALKASAATTNWKFDLGGSGAASGYTGVSAYDGYNSSRGYGFSGSVSNVSAGGYGALSDAVKFTGGTFNVDLPRGLYQLTVTTGNSPRTTIKVEGMLQMINLTGNNASETIQVPVTDGQLNIEAVAGMKNADYTISAIEITQLNNTGEMKPTIWICGDSTVANYYNTSDDKQHGWGQYLNQYVNTNVFEVRNLASSGQYAKGFYQDGQFAPIKYYGKAGDYYIISIGINDTNYSNSDEYYSVVTSMVKEAKSKGMNVILVKQQGRHGDMNRNPRLTGRWFGGQLDTIGKEQNVKVVDLFTAWQNFGFSSGGYDAMTPYYAYNDDLHQSARGAQKNAELVAGLMNIGDTAMDTDTYYTFKNMNSGLVMDISGGKIAEGSNIQQWTSNGQNNQKWKLTPFNNETTYYYIRSAANPDYVLKAMSGSNGGNIELVPYSSKDSMMLFQFTKLGDGSYYISTRSSRDVCFVEVDSASTSGGANVQQWGMTYNKCQRWTAEKTTASVNTDPVNNDPPAQNDPYVGDVNMDGTIDVFDLVELKHIVNNPWNYNSVPTSVCDFNDDNNVNDTDVQIMREYLAGLRTQLTDNSQNEQNSEQTYYAIDQTWSEAIIETTNSGYTNANGYINLDNTDTSNITFTVNANQTGNYMTHIRFANGTSEDRPMKIYVNGDTSRYWLQSFPGTGAWTSWNEFGIVLPLVKGVNTIKMVSTVSGKGGPNLDYISLIKTDEPYAETYDPNNNQQYYNNNPTVFILGDSTVQSYRASYAPQQGWGYYLADYFNGNVNVDNRSMAGRSTKKAYDEGRWQSLADSLKSGDYVLIQFAINDAGKSNADRYAPVCGNVNYPSEGSYEWYMTQFINGAKAKGATPILVTTVIGMNAYNSSSGKFTNSYIDYCNACKNLASKYSIPCIDLNTIMVNHYNSVGYNTALSYHLKGAVQGSTDGTHFCEKGANIVAGLVAQAIKNQQISGLSGYVK, encoded by the coding sequence ATGAATCTTTTTCACAGAAAGAAAGTGTCACGCACTTCGCGTGTGCTGAGCGGTGTGACCTCGGCTATGATGGCACTTTCGGCTTTTTCAGGTCTTTCGGCAAACACAGCTTTAAAAGCTTCTGCCGCAACGACTAACTGGAAATTTGACCTTGGCGGCAGTGGTGCCGCTAGCGGATACACAGGAGTTTCCGCTTATGACGGCTATAACAGCTCCAGAGGCTACGGCTTTTCGGGAAGCGTTTCAAACGTTAGTGCAGGCGGTTACGGCGCACTTTCCGACGCCGTAAAATTCACGGGGGGTACTTTCAACGTTGACCTGCCAAGAGGTCTTTATCAGCTGACAGTCACAACAGGCAACAGCCCGCGAACTACTATTAAAGTCGAGGGTATGTTACAGATGATAAACCTCACGGGAAACAACGCGAGTGAGACTATACAAGTACCTGTCACCGATGGTCAGCTGAATATCGAAGCTGTTGCAGGTATGAAGAATGCTGATTATACTATCTCAGCGATCGAGATAACCCAACTGAATAACACAGGTGAGATGAAACCTACTATCTGGATATGCGGTGATTCTACCGTTGCAAACTACTACAATACCTCAGATGATAAACAGCACGGCTGGGGTCAGTACCTGAACCAGTATGTCAACACCAACGTCTTTGAAGTCCGCAATCTTGCGTCCAGCGGACAGTACGCCAAGGGATTTTATCAGGACGGTCAGTTCGCTCCGATAAAATACTACGGCAAGGCAGGAGATTATTATATCATCTCCATAGGTATAAATGATACCAACTATTCCAATTCGGACGAATATTACAGCGTTGTGACCAGCATGGTAAAGGAAGCTAAATCCAAGGGCATGAACGTTATACTCGTCAAACAGCAGGGCCGTCACGGAGACATGAACCGCAATCCCAGGCTGACAGGCAGATGGTTCGGCGGACAGCTGGATACTATCGGCAAAGAGCAGAATGTCAAAGTCGTCGATCTCTTCACCGCATGGCAGAACTTCGGTTTCAGTTCAGGCGGCTACGATGCTATGACACCCTACTATGCATATAATGACGATCTTCACCAGAGTGCCAGGGGTGCCCAGAAAAACGCCGAGCTGGTTGCAGGTCTCATGAACATAGGTGATACCGCTATGGATACCGATACCTACTATACCTTCAAGAACATGAACAGTGGTCTTGTAATGGATATATCAGGCGGCAAAATAGCAGAGGGCTCAAATATCCAGCAGTGGACTTCAAACGGTCAGAACAATCAGAAGTGGAAACTAACCCCCTTCAATAACGAAACTACATATTATTATATCCGCTCCGCCGCAAATCCCGACTACGTACTGAAAGCCATGTCAGGATCAAACGGCGGCAATATCGAGCTTGTCCCCTATTCAAGCAAAGACAGTATGATGCTCTTCCAGTTCACCAAGCTGGGCGACGGTAGCTACTACATATCCACACGTTCTTCAAGAGATGTGTGCTTTGTTGAAGTTGATTCCGCAAGTACATCAGGCGGAGCAAACGTTCAGCAGTGGGGCATGACCTACAACAAGTGCCAGAGATGGACAGCCGAAAAGACCACCGCTTCAGTTAACACCGATCCCGTTAACAATGATCCCCCTGCACAGAATGATCCCTATGTCGGCGATGTTAACATGGACGGCACTATCGATGTATTTGATCTGGTAGAACTAAAGCACATCGTAAATAATCCATGGAACTATAACTCCGTACCTACTTCTGTCTGCGACTTCAACGACGATAACAATGTTAACGATACAGATGTACAGATAATGCGTGAATATCTCGCAGGACTGAGAACACAGCTCACTGATAACAGCCAGAATGAGCAAAATTCCGAACAGACCTATTACGCAATAGACCAGACATGGTCAGAAGCAATTATCGAGACAACGAATTCGGGCTACACAAATGCCAATGGTTATATAAATCTTGATAATACCGATACCAGCAACATTACATTCACAGTAAACGCAAACCAGACAGGCAACTATATGACACATATCCGTTTTGCAAACGGAACTTCCGAAGACCGTCCCATGAAGATATATGTGAACGGTGACACCAGCCGTTACTGGCTGCAATCCTTCCCGGGCACAGGCGCTTGGACTTCATGGAATGAATTCGGAATAGTGCTTCCCCTTGTAAAAGGTGTCAATACCATCAAGATGGTTTCCACCGTTTCAGGCAAGGGCGGTCCAAATCTCGACTATATATCTCTCATAAAAACCGATGAACCTTATGCCGAGACTTACGACCCCAACAACAATCAGCAGTATTACAACAATAATCCCACAGTATTCATACTCGGTGATTCTACTGTACAGTCCTACCGCGCAAGCTATGCTCCTCAGCAGGGCTGGGGCTATTATCTGGCAGACTACTTCAACGGAAATGTCAATGTCGATAACCGCTCCATGGCAGGCAGAAGCACTAAGAAAGCTTATGACGAAGGCAGATGGCAGAGTCTTGCAGACAGTCTGAAATCAGGCGATTATGTTCTGATACAGTTCGCTATCAACGATGCAGGCAAATCCAATGCTGACAGATATGCACCTGTCTGCGGTAACGTAAACTATCCCAGCGAAGGTTCCTACGAATGGTATATGACCCAGTTCATCAACGGTGCAAAAGCTAAGGGTGCAACACCGATCCTTGTAACCACCGTTATCGGAATGAACGCATACAACAGCTCATCAGGAAAATTCACCAACAGCTACATCGATTACTGCAACGCCTGCAAAAATCTTGCAAGCAAATACAGTATCCCCTGTATCGACCTGAACACCATCATGGTGAACCACTACAACTCCGTTGGCTACAACACAGCACTTTCCTACCATCTGAAAGGCGCTGTACAGGGTTCAACAGATGGTACTCACTTCTGTGAAAAGGGCGCTAACATCGTGGCAGGTCTTGTAGCACAGGCTATAAAAAATCAGCAGATATCAGGACTTTCAGGTTATGTAAAATAA
- a CDS encoding AraC family transcriptional regulator, with the protein MNNIIYVGRNMTTFTCKQHFHEEWELVYCTGGQGRFEFEDSTIEYTTGDLVIIPPHVVHANNSEDGFTNIHINITDATFNFKEPLLISDDAEQHIMGGFKDAFYFFNSDINSRQSIMAAFGDLIVNYVIAFSKTKPLRDVVDEIKSNIMQNFTDCDYELDSYLRSIPFSYDYLRKLFKSEMGMTPHSYLTNLRIHMAEKLLCSPDTVEQNISEIAYICGYSDSLYFSRVFKKNFGCSPKNYAAMHSAGA; encoded by the coding sequence ATGAATAATATCATTTATGTAGGCAGGAATATGACTACTTTTACCTGCAAGCAGCATTTTCATGAAGAATGGGAACTTGTATACTGTACGGGCGGTCAGGGCAGATTTGAATTTGAAGACAGCACGATCGAGTACACAACGGGGGATCTTGTGATAATCCCGCCCCATGTTGTACACGCTAATAACAGCGAAGATGGTTTTACAAATATCCACATAAACATTACAGATGCGACGTTCAATTTCAAGGAACCTCTGCTTATTTCAGATGATGCAGAACAGCATATCATGGGCGGTTTCAAGGATGCCTTCTATTTCTTCAACAGTGATATCAACAGCAGGCAGTCAATTATGGCTGCTTTCGGTGACCTCATCGTGAATTACGTTATTGCTTTCAGCAAAACTAAACCTCTGCGTGATGTGGTGGATGAGATTAAGAGCAATATCATGCAGAATTTTACAGACTGCGATTACGAACTTGACTCGTATCTACGCTCGATACCATTCAGCTACGATTATCTGCGAAAGCTTTTCAAAAGTGAGATGGGTATGACACCTCATAGTTATCTGACAAATCTGAGGATACATATGGCAGAGAAACTGCTTTGTTCTCCTGATACCGTTGAGCAGAATATATCCGAGATCGCGTATATCTGTGGATATTCCGACTCGCTGTATTTCTCTCGCGTGTTCAAAAAGAATTTCGGATGCTCGCCGAAAAACTATGCCGCCATGCATTCGGCTGGCGCATAA
- a CDS encoding GNAT family N-acetyltransferase, with amino-acid sequence MFTFQARYAIMFAEVISVQVIRAENTATRAGAYYVRIQAMAKKYHITLEEEFDEHDNDETKYIVILDDDFPVATCRFYEIEDGAVMIGRVVVLPEYRERGLGSRAVLSAEEWAGELGYTRAVLESRVEKTGFYEKLGYIADCDNIIEGGTFRCVHMEKSLL; translated from the coding sequence ATGTTTACATTTCAAGCAAGGTATGCTATAATGTTTGCAGAGGTGATATCTGTGCAGGTGATAAGGGCTGAAAATACAGCGACAAGGGCGGGGGCGTATTACGTCCGCATACAGGCGATGGCGAAGAAATATCACATCACGCTGGAAGAGGAATTCGATGAACATGACAATGATGAAACAAAGTATATAGTTATCCTCGACGATGATTTTCCCGTTGCGACCTGTCGTTTTTACGAAATCGAAGATGGTGCAGTGATGATAGGAAGGGTAGTTGTTCTGCCCGAATACCGTGAAAGAGGTCTTGGCAGCAGGGCAGTGCTTTCAGCCGAAGAATGGGCAGGTGAACTGGGCTACACCCGTGCAGTGCTGGAAAGCCGTGTGGAAAAGACGGGCTTTTATGAAAAACTCGGTTATATTGCAGACTGTGACAATATTATCGAGGGCGGGACTTTCCGCTGTGTGCATATGGAAAAAAGCCTTTTGTGA
- a CDS encoding isochorismatase family protein yields the protein MTDKKALLVIDMQNDYLWAERKTIFSYDTDSLVKSVNDTIAQHKASGEDIIYIGQVFPNIFTNRLIIGFSIKGSKGAELYSGLDVVSQLYFEKYLPNTFTSKCFKEHLSQNTYSTFTICGLDLCGCVGATAEGALRTGAEVFLDEKSTGCRFSAHKAQKRKTELINKGVKFI from the coding sequence ATGACAGATAAAAAAGCACTTCTCGTAATAGATATGCAAAACGATTATCTATGGGCGGAGCGAAAGACCATATTTTCATACGACACCGATAGCCTTGTGAAGTCGGTGAATGATACTATCGCACAGCATAAGGCTTCAGGCGAAGATATAATCTACATAGGTCAGGTCTTCCCGAATATCTTCACTAATCGCCTTATCATCGGTTTTTCGATAAAGGGCTCAAAAGGAGCTGAGCTTTACAGCGGACTCGATGTGGTATCACAGCTGTACTTTGAAAAGTATCTCCCTAACACTTTTACCTCTAAATGTTTCAAAGAACATCTATCCCAAAATACGTACAGCACTTTCACAATATGCGGCTTAGACCTTTGCGGCTGTGTCGGTGCAACAGCTGAGGGTGCGCTCAGAACAGGGGCAGAAGTTTTTCTTGACGAAAAAAGCACAGGATGTAGATTTTCAGCCCATAAAGCTCAAAAGCGCAAAACGGAACTGATAAATAAGGGTGTGAAGTTTATTTAG